The Candidatus Eisenbacteria bacterium genome segment TGCACCGGAGCGGCGAGAAGTACAAGAACGACGAGGTCTCGAACGCGTTCCTCATCGAGGGCTCGCCCGGTTCCTACGTGGAACTCGTGCGCTATCTTCGCGATCCGTCCTTCGGGCTCTGGCTCTCCCTGCGCGAGACGATTCGCACGGGAACGCCGGCCGCGGATGCGAAGGCGATGGACCAGATCGAGGTGGAGTGGGCGCGCGCCTTCCACAACGGCGCCTACGCCATGATGACCCGGATCGCGGAGATCCTGGACATCGAGTTCAGCGACTATTCCAAGATCCTCGACCTGGGAAGCCACACCGGAGCCGGCGCGCTCTGCATCGCCCGCCGGTATCCGACGCTCCACGCCGTCATCCAGGACAAGGCGATCTTCCAGCCCCTGGCCGAGGAGTACTTCCGGTCCATGAAGCTGGACGACCGGGTCCGGTTCCTCCCGGGGAATCCCGACGACGCCCAGCCGGACGGCGAGTACGACCTCGCCCTCCTGCCGCTCCATCTCTCGCGGAGGGGGCGTGCCGCCATCCCGGGCATCCTCCAGAACGTG includes the following:
- a CDS encoding methyltransferase dimerization domain-containing protein, which codes for MSQMGRAAGPLSVSGRVSPASILQVATGFWSSQALMAAVDLRLFTILFGGPKTVAEVAAEAGIDPAAAEALLDANCALGFLHRSGEKYKNDEVSNAFLIEGSPGSYVELVRYLRDPSFGLWLSLRETIRTGTPAADAKAMDQIEVEWARAFHNGAYAMMTRIAEILDIEFSDYSKILDLGSHTGAGALCIARRYPTLHAVIQDKAIFQPLAEEYFRSMKLDDRVRFLPGNPDDAQPDGEYDLALLPLHLSRRGRAAIPGILQNVRQSLRSGGHVLVTEFLLEESRAEPREAALFRLNVLATYGPSSAGALTRAELCRLLQESGFSSVDMVGLPMFGVTAITATKS